Part of the Bacteroidia bacterium genome, TGCGCGTTCAATAAGAGAAGAAAGGCGTTCTGTTCTTTCGAGTTTTGTGTATTCTCCTGGGTAAAGCACTTGTCCTGTAATGAAAACACTTTCCTGCATGTTAAAATCAGGATTCTTACGGACAAATACCTGATCATAAGGCGACATGATAAACTTCTCTGCTTCCTGGTCAATGCTTAGATCTGGTTTAACATTTACTGTAAGGACAGTTACACGCGTTATTCGAGATTCATTAGCCGATTTTTGTTTCAAAATTCGGGATACTTCAATTTTAGTGTTAGCAGCTTCTTCTTTCAATCCTCCTGCAAAGTAAAGTACATCTTTAAGGGTAATTTTACCTGTTATAGGGTACTTACCTTCTTTTCTCACTAGACCTTTTATTTCTACATAGTTGCTGTCCTTGAATTCTTTTTTTGAAAAAACTCGTACAATATCAAACGGCATTAGTTGTATATTTTTAACTTCCTCAGCACCTTTTCCTATTGTATCGGATAGACCAGTAAGGTCAATAGGAATATAGTCTACATCTAAATCGTTATTGATACGCAAAATATAAGCTCGAGAGAGGTAAGCATCTGCAGTAAGTCCTTCGGTTTTTTTGAGTAGATCGCCCAGCTTTGAAGTAGGTGGAAGTTGAAAAAAACCTGTTTGATTAAATGCCCCCACTGCTTGTACACTGTTCATTACTCCCTCACGCACTCTTCGTACTTCAATAATATCTCCATCAAGAAGCGGAACATTCTCATTTTTAGATAGCTTCTCATCATAATCTACGTCAATTAGAATCTCCTTGTAATTTTGTATTCGTTTGATTTGTATGTTCTTTTTGTAGGCTGTATGAAGAAATCCCCCAGAAATTTGGATCAACTCAAAAAGACCTTCGTTTTCTTTAAGTTCATAGGCTAGCGGGCGTTTGACCTCACCTGTTAGCTCTACTATTTTTTTAGCTACAGGCACTTGAATAATATCATTATGCTGCAAATAAATTTGTTTTCCAAAATCTGCGTTGAGTAAATATTGGTATATATCCAATGTGTCTATGGTTTTACCATTGCGCTTAACATAGATTGTCCTCAATGAACCTATACTATTAGGACCACCTGAAGCATAAATAGCATTGAAAGCTGTGCTTAATGCGGAGATAGTATATGCTCCAGGTTGCATGACTTCACCTACAATATTTACTCTTATGCTTCTTACTTTACTAATACTTACCTCTATGTTTGTGTTAGGGCTGGCATAAATTTTCCTATATTGCGATTTGACAAATTCTCGCATAGTTTTAAATTTCATTCCATTTACGACTAAGCGTCCTACTTTTTCAGGAAATATTGTACCATCAAGAGCTACTTTATGATTATCATTGGCTTCTGAGTCTCCCCATACTACTACATTTATCTCATCTCCAGGGCCTACTACATAATCATCGGGGGGATTTTGATAGTCTTGAGGTTCAAAAGGTGAAGCACCAGACGCAAAAATATTTTGCCCATATACTGCATACTCAATATCACCTTTAGTTATAGGGAACTTCTTGGGTTTTTTCTTTTCAGTTTCCTCTTCCTCTTCCTGCTCCTCTTCTTGTTTTTGTTTATCCTTTCCAGATTGCTTTATTTTACTTTCGGGATCGCCTTGCTTAGGATTTTTTGTATCACTTTTTCTTTCTTGCTTTTTTTTAGCTATCTCAAGCTGAATCTGCTCAGGCGTCATGCCTTGCTTAATCATATTGTCTATCTCTATTTGAAGTTCATTTTGAGTAGTCTGGATGCCTTTATTACTTCCAGATGATTTATTTTTTAAGATATCGGTTTTGGTTTTGCTAATCTCAGTGTCTTGTGCTATAGTTGTGATTATTGGTAAGTAACAAAAGAAAATGACAAAAATAACTCGCAGCGATTTTTTCATTTTATCTGCGCAAAATTAGTAAAAAATGCTTTACGATACGAAAAGAAGTAGATTTATTTAACAGCAGTATTATTCAACTGCTCTAAGACCCAGTTTTTGCCCCATTCTTCCTTTTCAGCATCAGACCAAAGGCTTGGAAAAAATATAATTCGTTGAAATTTAGGAGGTAAGTATTGCTGCCAGTTTGTACCCCCTGTAGCTTTGATATCCTCAGGATCTTTATGTAGATATTTTACCGCAGACTTATAATGTACTAGGCACCAATGTATATTAAAACTTTGGTCTAATGTTCTCAAAGCATCCTTGACCGCTTGGCTTGGTTCAGAAATAGAAAGATATTTTTCATATAAAGTATTTTGATGATGCTGATAAATATAATCTAAAAATTCTTTTTCATATTTCTGTTCAAACATGCGAAGAGTAAGTGTTTTTTGTCCTGTTTGAAGCTCAATAGC contains:
- a CDS encoding SLBB domain-containing protein, which gives rise to MKKSLRVIFVIFFCYLPIITTIAQDTEISKTKTDILKNKSSGSNKGIQTTQNELQIEIDNMIKQGMTPEQIQLEIAKKKQERKSDTKNPKQGDPESKIKQSGKDKQKQEEEQEEEEETEKKKPKKFPITKGDIEYAVYGQNIFASGASPFEPQDYQNPPDDYVVGPGDEINVVVWGDSEANDNHKVALDGTIFPEKVGRLVVNGMKFKTMREFVKSQYRKIYASPNTNIEVSISKVRSIRVNIVGEVMQPGAYTISALSTAFNAIYASGGPNSIGSLRTIYVKRNGKTIDTLDIYQYLLNADFGKQIYLQHNDIIQVPVAKKIVELTGEVKRPLAYELKENEGLFELIQISGGFLHTAYKKNIQIKRIQNYKEILIDVDYDEKLSKNENVPLLDGDIIEVRRVREGVMNSVQAVGAFNQTGFFQLPPTSKLGDLLKKTEGLTADAYLSRAYILRINNDLDVDYIPIDLTGLSDTIGKGAEEVKNIQLMPFDIVRVFSKKEFKDSNYVEIKGLVRKEGKYPITGKITLKDVLYFAGGLKEEAANTKIEVSRILKQKSANESRITRVTVLTVNVKPDLSIDQEAEKFIMSPYDQVFVRKNPDFNMQESVFITGQVLYPGEYTKLERTERLSSLIERAGGIREKEAYLDGATLFRKMNDSTTQRIAINLKKALKKPNSKYDIVLREGDVIHIPLLQDFVNVQGAVQTNVTVTFDGKTKYKHYIALAGGFKDNVKRSKCYITYANGMNQPTRNYILFKKYPKVEPGATLVAVPKTESNATVLMARTQIAVGLITGFTTLMVALLSAINLFRQ